The following are encoded together in the Oceanobacillus zhaokaii genome:
- a CDS encoding SDR family oxidoreductase, translating to MSKLQNQVAIVTGVSHANGIGAAICRKLALEGADIFFTYWQADKEWPVQFQKELVAIGVQSDYLEIDLSTPDCSMKILDATEARFGLPTILINNAAHSLRDGYMNLDAKLIDDHYAVNMRATMLLSVEFARRFQNSDKTSGRIINMTSGQAQGPMIEELAYVATKGAISAFTLSLSAELAPLGITVNAVNPGPTDSRWMSESIKHELLPKFLMGRIGVPDDAARLVAFLASSEAEWITGQVINSEGGFLRR from the coding sequence ATTAGCAAACTACAAAACCAAGTTGCAATCGTCACAGGGGTAAGCCATGCAAATGGAATTGGCGCTGCGATCTGCCGCAAACTAGCATTGGAAGGAGCGGATATCTTTTTCACCTATTGGCAGGCTGATAAAGAATGGCCAGTTCAATTTCAAAAGGAATTAGTCGCAATCGGGGTACAATCCGATTATTTGGAGATTGATTTATCCACACCAGACTGCTCTATGAAAATATTAGATGCCACAGAAGCTCGATTTGGGCTACCGACAATATTAATAAATAATGCAGCACATTCGTTAAGAGATGGTTATATGAATCTGGATGCAAAGCTTATAGATGATCATTATGCAGTAAATATGAGAGCAACGATGCTGCTTAGTGTGGAATTTGCACGAAGATTTCAGAACTCCGACAAAACTTCTGGCAGAATTATTAATATGACATCAGGTCAAGCGCAAGGACCGATGATTGAGGAATTAGCTTATGTTGCAACAAAGGGGGCTATTTCTGCATTCACACTTTCGCTGTCTGCGGAGCTCGCTCCGCTGGGGATTACAGTAAATGCAGTAAATCCGGGTCCCACTGATTCTAGATGGATGTCTGAATCTATTAAACATGAACTATTGCCAAAGTTTTTAATGGGTCGAATCGGTGTTCCAGATGATGCAGCCCGACTCGTTGCATTTCTGGCAAGCAGTGAAGCTGAATGGATTACTGGACAGGTGATAAATTCAGAAGGTGGGTTTTTGAGGAGATAG
- a CDS encoding tyrosine-protein phosphatase, with protein MIDIHSHILPGIDDGAQTEEDSLEMAREAAAQGITTIIATPHHRNGKYDNKRGSIMRDVDILNELLVREDIPLIVLPGQETRINGDMVEDINSGELLSLNDSKYLFVEFPSAHVPRYSSQMLFDLQVAGYTPIIVHPERNQELIEHPNKLYEFVRNGALTQVTAASIVGKFGKNIKTFSHQLIEANLTHFVASDAHNTTSRGFSMQEAFREVKSEFGTDYFYMFMENGQLLIDNQNVNRLEPSSIRKKKKKFLGLF; from the coding sequence ATGATTGATATCCATTCACATATTCTGCCTGGCATTGACGATGGGGCACAGACGGAAGAGGATAGCCTTGAGATGGCGAGAGAGGCCGCAGCACAGGGTATAACTACTATAATTGCAACCCCTCACCATAGAAATGGCAAGTATGATAATAAACGAGGAAGCATTATGCGAGATGTAGATATATTAAATGAACTATTAGTTCGTGAAGATATCCCGCTTATCGTATTGCCAGGTCAAGAAACGAGGATTAACGGGGACATGGTGGAGGATATCAATAGTGGAGAATTACTATCGTTAAACGATAGTAAATATTTATTTGTTGAATTCCCATCCGCGCATGTTCCGCGTTATTCGAGCCAAATGCTATTTGACCTTCAAGTCGCAGGATACACACCCATAATCGTTCACCCAGAAAGAAATCAAGAGTTAATCGAACATCCGAACAAGCTATATGAATTTGTGCGAAATGGCGCGCTAACCCAAGTAACAGCAGCCAGTATTGTTGGCAAGTTTGGAAAGAATATTAAGACTTTCTCCCATCAATTGATTGAAGCAAATCTGACACATTTTGTTGCTTCAGATGCACATAATACGACATCAAGAGGTTTCTCTATGCAAGAAGCATTTCGTGAAGTGAAAAGTGAATTTGGAACGGATTATTTCTACATGTTTATGGAGAATGGTCAGTTGCTTATCGACAATCAAAATGTCAATCGATTAGAACCTTCCTCAATCAGGAAGAAAAAGAAAAAGTTTCTAGGATTATTTTAA
- a CDS encoding DUF7010 family protein, whose translation MELLKNRNELSVEGKNGIGFLLSGAVIWTIITIIFLQAIDISQKNIFMLFSTGLMFPLSVGISTLIKADWKFKDNPLGNLGLYLNLSQFIYFTIFFWGIIKSPEAAVMFFAIITGAHLFPYGWLYNAKPYYVMAPVISVAIMALGLYLDGENLWLIPLAVVILLILLIIWVYANYKSKI comes from the coding sequence TTGGAGTTACTTAAGAATAGAAACGAGCTTTCAGTAGAAGGGAAAAATGGGATAGGATTTTTATTGTCAGGTGCAGTAATTTGGACAATCATTACAATTATATTTTTACAGGCAATCGATATTTCTCAGAAAAATATATTTATGCTTTTTTCAACGGGGTTAATGTTCCCACTGTCCGTCGGTATTTCAACGCTTATAAAAGCCGATTGGAAATTTAAAGATAATCCTTTGGGCAATTTAGGATTGTATCTAAATCTCTCACAGTTTATCTATTTTACTATATTTTTTTGGGGAATCATAAAAAGCCCAGAAGCAGCAGTTATGTTTTTCGCCATTATCACTGGTGCCCATCTTTTTCCTTATGGATGGCTATATAATGCCAAACCTTATTATGTCATGGCACCTGTAATTTCAGTAGCAATTATGGCACTGGGACTGTATTTAGACGGGGAGAATTTGTGGCTAATACCGCTCGCTGTAGTTATATTATTAATCCTTTTAATTATTTGGGTCTACGCAAATTATAAAAGCAAAATATAA
- a CDS encoding DMT family transporter: MKSIYEKKWAVILIAIFCSILWGSAFPVLKISYEELQMAADDTIAKMVLAGMRFLLAGLMILVGLIITNPKRLLVTRRQIPVLILLGIFQTTVQYYFFYNGLANVTGMQGAILSSAGTFFVVILAHFFYKNDRMDWKKGIGLIAGFAGIIVANWGQGLELSFQLNGEGFMILSAVAAAIATIMAKELAVGIHPFTLTGWQLSIGAAVMLLIGLPQLSENAMRFTPLGWGLFFYSALLSAVAFALWYSILKYNKAGEIAIYKFITPLSGALLSAMLIPGEAINVYIVGAIALVAVGIIALNYGGRGRKNGK, encoded by the coding sequence TTGAAAAGTATTTATGAGAAAAAATGGGCAGTCATTTTAATTGCCATTTTTTGTTCGATATTATGGGGCAGCGCATTTCCTGTACTGAAAATAAGCTATGAGGAATTGCAAATGGCAGCCGATGATACGATTGCAAAAATGGTCTTAGCGGGAATGCGTTTCCTCTTAGCAGGACTCATGATTTTGGTGGGACTTATCATAACAAATCCCAAACGACTCCTCGTCACTCGCAGGCAAATTCCTGTGTTAATTCTGCTAGGGATCTTCCAAACGACCGTGCAATACTACTTCTTTTATAATGGACTCGCAAACGTTACAGGGATGCAAGGAGCAATCCTATCCTCAGCTGGCACATTTTTTGTTGTAATCTTAGCCCATTTCTTTTATAAAAATGATCGGATGGACTGGAAAAAGGGAATTGGACTAATTGCCGGCTTCGCAGGAATAATCGTAGCGAACTGGGGACAAGGTCTCGAGCTAAGCTTCCAATTGAATGGGGAAGGCTTCATGATATTATCTGCTGTAGCAGCGGCCATTGCAACAATCATGGCGAAGGAACTCGCAGTCGGAATCCATCCATTTACATTAACCGGTTGGCAGCTATCCATCGGTGCAGCGGTGATGCTTCTGATTGGCTTGCCACAACTTAGTGAAAATGCAATGCGCTTCACACCTCTGGGCTGGGGACTATTCTTCTACTCCGCACTCCTATCAGCTGTCGCATTCGCACTCTGGTATTCGATATTGAAATACAATAAAGCTGGAGAAATCGCGATTTATAAATTTATTACTCCTTTATCTGGAGCGTTATTATCAGCGATGTTGATTCCGGGAGAAGCGATAAATGTGTATATTGTTGGTGCAATAGCACTTGTGGCAGTAGGAATTATTGCGTTGAATTATGGTGGAAGAGGAAGGAAGAATGGAAAGTAA
- a CDS encoding CpsD/CapB family tyrosine-protein kinase, with protein MARKGKQSKGNTVNKFRHLIAQVNPKSPISEQYRTVRTNIQFSSVDNEIKSLIVSSSGPAEGKSTTVANLAVVYAQAGKKVLLIDADLRKPTVHYTFRLDNLRGLSNILVGEHTIDETVNRTNIENLDVISCGPIPPNPSELLASRKMETFLKDAEKTYDIVIFDTPPVLAVTDAQILANIVDGSILVVRSKHTDLEAAKKAKEALEPAKAKLLGTVLNGREKSSSNYYYYYGTN; from the coding sequence ATGGCGCGCAAAGGAAAACAGTCTAAAGGTAATACGGTAAATAAATTCAGGCATTTAATCGCACAGGTAAATCCGAAATCGCCTATCTCTGAGCAATATCGTACAGTCCGTACGAATATCCAATTCTCATCTGTAGATAATGAAATCAAATCATTGATCGTTTCTTCTTCTGGACCAGCAGAAGGAAAATCTACTACGGTTGCGAATCTTGCGGTGGTATATGCACAAGCTGGTAAGAAAGTACTGCTGATTGATGCTGACTTAAGAAAACCGACCGTACATTATACGTTCCGCTTGGATAATTTACGGGGGTTGAGCAATATTCTTGTTGGTGAGCATACGATTGATGAAACAGTAAATCGCACGAATATAGAAAATCTTGATGTTATTTCATGTGGACCAATTCCACCGAACCCTTCAGAATTATTAGCATCAAGAAAGATGGAAACATTCCTGAAGGATGCCGAGAAGACCTATGATATTGTCATTTTTGACACACCACCAGTATTAGCTGTGACAGATGCACAAATTTTGGCAAATATTGTAGATGGTTCCATTTTAGTAGTACGCAGTAAGCATACTGATCTTGAAGCAGCGAAGAAAGCGAAAGAAGCGCTTGAGCCTGCGAAAGCAAAATTACTTGGTACTGTACTAAATGGACGTGAAAAATCCTCTTCTAACTATTATTATTACTACGGTACAAATTAA
- a CDS encoding ABC transporter substrate-binding protein, whose amino-acid sequence MKLWRNALCSLFLIALALFLVACSSDSQTSTKEDKKDETDSATEEQDGTTDEATDEGEEKEQVTIVYARGVDTTPGTDMVIEAFEKKFPHIKIESREMPADTGQSHDQYVTAFSSQSTEIDVFNADVIWPAEFAQANYALELDRLIERDGIDMDAYFPGTVAAANFNGKQWAMPQYTDAGVFYYRTDIVEEPPTTWDELIEQANALKGQEGTEFGYILQAAQYEGLITNAIEFIASYGGQVIDEDNNVVVDSPETVKAIEKMAEVVGSDFVPGNILNFQEIDTENAFIEGKSVFARNWPYMQSSSNDEEKSKIAGKIAITTLPAGDAGNAAALGGWMTMINRYSEHPEEAWEFVKFISGEEGQKITAVNGGRAPTLKALYDDQEVKEASELFANPDFAAVLESAVSRPVTPIYPEVSDIMQIEISKVLAGDQSAQEAATNMQTKIEAAMNE is encoded by the coding sequence ATGAAGTTGTGGAGAAATGCACTGTGTAGTTTATTTTTAATTGCTTTGGCACTATTTTTAGTTGCATGTTCGAGTGATAGTCAAACATCAACTAAGGAAGATAAGAAGGATGAAACTGACTCAGCAACAGAAGAGCAAGATGGCACTACAGATGAGGCAACAGATGAAGGGGAAGAGAAGGAACAGGTTACGATTGTTTATGCGCGTGGGGTGGATACTACACCAGGGACGGACATGGTGATCGAAGCATTTGAGAAGAAATTTCCACATATTAAAATAGAGTCGCGTGAAATGCCGGCAGATACAGGGCAATCCCATGATCAATATGTAACTGCTTTTAGTTCACAAAGTACGGAAATCGATGTGTTCAATGCAGACGTTATTTGGCCAGCAGAGTTTGCACAAGCTAACTATGCATTAGAGCTCGACCGTCTGATTGAGCGGGACGGGATTGATATGGATGCATATTTCCCGGGAACAGTAGCTGCTGCCAATTTTAATGGGAAACAGTGGGCAATGCCGCAATATACTGATGCTGGTGTGTTCTATTACCGAACAGATATTGTAGAAGAGCCGCCGACAACATGGGATGAATTAATTGAACAAGCAAATGCCTTGAAAGGGCAAGAAGGTACTGAGTTTGGGTACATTTTGCAGGCAGCACAGTATGAGGGGTTAATTACAAATGCAATTGAATTCATTGCTTCATATGGTGGACAAGTAATCGACGAGGATAATAATGTCGTTGTTGACAGCCCAGAGACAGTGAAAGCAATTGAAAAAATGGCAGAGGTAGTTGGATCTGACTTTGTTCCTGGAAATATCCTTAATTTCCAAGAGATTGATACCGAAAATGCATTTATTGAAGGAAAATCCGTGTTTGCAAGGAACTGGCCATACATGCAATCCTCTTCCAATGATGAGGAAAAATCTAAAATTGCTGGGAAAATTGCAATTACAACACTTCCTGCAGGGGATGCAGGTAATGCAGCTGCACTTGGTGGCTGGATGACGATGATTAATCGCTATTCTGAGCATCCAGAAGAAGCATGGGAATTCGTTAAATTTATTTCTGGTGAAGAAGGACAGAAAATCACTGCAGTAAACGGTGGACGTGCGCCAACATTGAAGGCACTTTATGACGATCAAGAAGTGAAAGAAGCTAGTGAGTTATTTGCAAATCCAGATTTTGCCGCTGTATTGGAAAGTGCTGTATCACGACCAGTAACACCAATTTATCCGGAAGTATCTGACATTATGCAAATCGAAATATCGAAGGTGTTGGCAGGAGACCAGTCTGCACAAGAAGCTGCAACGAATATGCAAACGAAAATCGAAGCGGCAATGAATGAATAA
- a CDS encoding carbohydrate ABC transporter permease, with protein sequence MKKKKRGFQLTEKQLGYAMVLPSLILVFVVVLWPVAQSFWNSMFDYRLNDPARSQLMMDANIDLERYVDNHFYIDRQLDDLASVTESEDTRQTIAEIKQGVASYHETLISDEEVKRKVEKVDELLMNFTPIKDSELKYTEVDNDFAEDYRQALESYQQSLATISESIDDEANSLKFMQTADLLGATGKTILESNFIGFANYGKYFKDQRMWKSIGNTAFFTVISVALELVIGLAIALLINRTFRGRGIIRASVLIPWAIPTAVAAMMWGFLYDGQSGIVGHYLETWNIIPNASWLLSTSEGSMFSIILADVWKTTPYMALLLLAGLQTIPQSLYEASDVDGANKFQQFWSITLPLLKSSVLVALLFRTLDAFRVFDLIYVLTGGGPANATESISVYAYKTLFAQQNFGEGSVLSVIVFLCVAIISFIYVKFIGSELFAGRTK encoded by the coding sequence ATGAAAAAGAAGAAGCGAGGCTTTCAGTTGACCGAGAAGCAGCTAGGATATGCGATGGTGCTGCCGTCTCTTATTCTCGTATTTGTTGTTGTTCTGTGGCCGGTTGCTCAATCTTTCTGGAATAGTATGTTTGATTATCGTTTGAATGATCCAGCTCGTTCGCAGTTAATGATGGACGCAAACATCGACCTTGAACGATATGTTGATAATCATTTTTATATCGATAGACAGCTGGATGATTTGGCGTCGGTAACAGAGAGTGAGGATACGAGGCAGACAATTGCAGAGATAAAGCAGGGAGTCGCATCTTATCATGAAACCTTGATTAGCGACGAGGAGGTTAAGAGGAAGGTAGAAAAAGTTGATGAACTGCTGATGAATTTTACCCCTATTAAAGATTCGGAATTAAAGTATACGGAAGTTGATAATGACTTCGCCGAGGATTATCGACAGGCACTCGAATCGTATCAGCAGAGCTTGGCCACCATCTCTGAATCGATCGATGATGAAGCAAACAGTTTGAAATTCATGCAAACTGCAGATCTACTTGGCGCAACAGGAAAAACGATTTTGGAATCTAATTTTATTGGCTTTGCTAATTACGGGAAGTATTTCAAAGATCAGCGGATGTGGAAATCAATTGGGAATACCGCATTTTTTACAGTGATATCTGTCGCGCTTGAATTAGTGATTGGCTTGGCAATTGCTCTACTAATCAACCGAACGTTTAGAGGCAGGGGAATTATCCGAGCATCTGTACTTATTCCTTGGGCAATACCTACAGCAGTTGCTGCGATGATGTGGGGATTCCTCTATGATGGACAGTCGGGGATTGTCGGGCACTACTTAGAAACATGGAACATCATTCCGAATGCATCGTGGTTATTGTCAACATCAGAGGGATCGATGTTTTCAATAATATTAGCTGACGTTTGGAAGACAACGCCATACATGGCGCTCTTATTGTTAGCAGGTTTACAAACAATTCCGCAATCGCTATACGAAGCGTCGGATGTGGATGGTGCGAATAAATTTCAGCAGTTTTGGAGCATCACACTACCACTTCTGAAATCATCTGTTTTAGTTGCCTTGCTATTTAGAACGTTAGACGCCTTCCGAGTGTTCGACCTTATCTACGTATTAACAGGCGGGGGACCAGCAAATGCGACGGAATCCATTTCGGTATACGCATATAAAACCTTGTTCGCCCAGCAAAATTTCGGCGAAGGTTCGGTTCTATCTGTAATTGTATTCCTATGTGTTGCAATCATTAGTTTTATTTATGTGAAATTCATTGGTTCGGAATTATTTGCAGGTCGGACTAAATGA
- a CDS encoding LysM peptidoglycan-binding domain-containing protein, with translation MANKKVMMSVTASAALASLIIGAQDAEAASYKVQSGDSLWSIAQKHQTSVSNLKSVNKLTSDVIYPNQVLETGTNSVTQPKKSNPSTSTPTTNQSTYTVKAGDTLSGIASKHKISLSNLMKWNGLTTTLIYPGNVFVVSNPGNSSAPSTPAKPKQPAKAPVDNGSGSVYTVKSGDTLSRIGSQYGVSVANLKQWNNLKSDMIYIGQKLNIKGGNAPATPPAKQTPKAPQTDVSYNVDKLISTAKSMNGVKYVWGGSSPSGFDCSGFIYYAYKQAGMNISRTSAAGFFDRSYYVNSPQPGDLVFFSGTYKAGISHMGIYLGGGQFIHAGSDGVEITSVSNSYWKKHFDSYKRFY, from the coding sequence TTGGCCAACAAGAAAGTTATGATGTCGGTAACTGCGAGTGCCGCACTTGCATCTTTAATTATTGGAGCACAAGATGCAGAAGCAGCATCGTACAAGGTACAGAGTGGTGATTCACTATGGTCCATCGCACAGAAACATCAAACATCCGTTTCTAACTTAAAATCAGTGAATAAATTAACTTCTGATGTAATTTATCCGAATCAAGTATTGGAAACAGGCACGAATTCCGTTACACAGCCTAAGAAATCAAATCCAAGCACATCTACACCTACTACTAATCAATCTACATATACAGTAAAAGCTGGTGACACACTAAGCGGTATCGCCTCAAAGCATAAGATTTCACTATCCAACTTGATGAAATGGAACGGATTAACCACAACATTAATCTATCCAGGAAATGTTTTCGTTGTAAGTAACCCAGGAAATAGCAGCGCACCATCAACACCTGCTAAGCCAAAACAACCTGCAAAGGCACCAGTAGATAACGGCAGCGGATCAGTTTACACTGTTAAATCTGGTGACACACTTTCACGTATTGGCTCACAATACGGCGTAAGTGTCGCTAACCTGAAACAATGGAACAACTTGAAATCTGATATGATCTATATCGGACAAAAACTAAACATCAAAGGTGGAAATGCACCAGCAACCCCACCAGCGAAGCAAACACCTAAAGCACCTCAAACTGACGTTAGCTACAATGTGGACAAGCTTATCAGCACAGCAAAAAGCATGAATGGCGTAAAATACGTATGGGGTGGATCATCACCAAGCGGATTTGACTGCAGCGGATTCATATATTATGCATACAAACAAGCAGGCATGAACATCAGCCGAACATCAGCAGCAGGATTCTTTGATCGTTCATACTATGTAAATTCACCACAACCAGGAGACCTAGTATTCTTCTCAGGAACATACAAAGCAGGCATCTCCCACATGGGAATCTACTTAGGTGGCGGACAGTTCATCCATGCAGGATCTGATGGGGTAGAGATTACTAGTGTAAGTAACTCATATTGGAAGAAGCATTTTGATAGTTATAAGAGATTTTATTAA
- a CDS encoding YveK family protein has protein sequence MEETISLKEIFEVIKKRLLLISALTLGAAIIAAVISYFVITPTYEASSQFIVNQEQQDPNVQLNPGNIQTDLQLINTYNVIIKTPAILDKVIEELNLPYSAGALSSKIAVSSADNSQVVTVTATDEDPAQAVKIANSTVGIFQNEIPELMNVNNVNILTQAQLSPNPIPVAPNPILNIAIAIVLGIMVGIGLAFLLEYLDNSITTEDDVEKKLGLPVLGVISRVSDEDVQENQFAFQSKQMRRSGLDGAQRKTV, from the coding sequence ATGGAAGAAACAATATCCTTGAAAGAGATATTCGAGGTGATTAAAAAGCGTCTCCTACTAATTTCAGCACTCACGCTCGGAGCCGCGATAATAGCTGCAGTAATCAGCTATTTTGTAATAACGCCAACCTATGAGGCGAGCTCACAGTTTATCGTTAATCAGGAGCAACAAGATCCTAATGTACAATTAAATCCAGGAAATATACAAACAGACCTGCAATTAATCAATACTTATAATGTCATTATTAAAACACCAGCAATTTTAGATAAAGTTATCGAAGAATTAAATCTTCCATATTCTGCTGGGGCACTAAGTTCTAAAATTGCTGTTTCGAGTGCAGATAACTCTCAAGTAGTTACTGTTACAGCTACAGATGAAGATCCTGCTCAAGCAGTAAAAATTGCGAATTCAACGGTCGGTATCTTCCAAAATGAAATTCCAGAACTTATGAATGTTAATAACGTTAATATTCTAACGCAGGCACAATTAAGCCCGAATCCCATCCCAGTTGCACCGAATCCAATTTTAAACATTGCAATCGCTATTGTCCTAGGGATCATGGTCGGTATTGGTTTAGCATTCTTGCTTGAGTACTTAGATAATTCAATTACAACGGAAGACGACGTAGAGAAGAAGCTTGGTTTACCTGTACTTGGTGTAATATCAAGAGTTAGTGATGAAGATGTACAGGAAAATCAATTTGCATTTCAATCGAAACAAATGAGGAGGAGTGGATTAGATGGCGCGCAAAGGAAAACAGTCTAA
- a CDS encoding sugar phosphate isomerase/epimerase family protein — protein MGNIGLQLWSIKDAAEKDLLEKIKKVAEMGYTGVQFAGFENYTAEAVKSTMAEAGIIAAGAHVQLELLENRLDETLKYHETIGNDLIIVPYLQESRRTTADDYKRTAELLNDIGNKMKAEGFSLGYHNHNFEFDRFDSETGFDILYENTDASNLKMELDCFWASYAGYDPVTIIEKYADRCVSLHIKDMKLEGAEPISTELGTGTLPLSTYISKGNEIGVKWFIVEQEHFTKDPLESAAENVKAIRSILEK, from the coding sequence ATGGGAAATATAGGGTTACAACTTTGGTCAATAAAAGATGCTGCTGAAAAGGATTTGTTAGAAAAGATAAAAAAAGTAGCTGAAATGGGATATACAGGGGTACAATTTGCTGGATTCGAAAACTATACCGCCGAAGCGGTTAAATCGACAATGGCAGAAGCAGGCATTATAGCTGCAGGTGCTCATGTTCAGCTGGAACTGCTGGAAAATCGGCTTGATGAAACATTGAAATATCATGAAACAATCGGAAATGATCTTATTATCGTTCCATATTTACAAGAAAGCAGAAGAACAACAGCTGACGATTACAAGCGAACAGCAGAATTGCTAAACGATATCGGTAATAAAATGAAAGCAGAAGGATTTTCACTCGGGTATCATAACCATAATTTCGAATTTGATCGATTCGACAGTGAAACCGGATTTGATATCCTTTATGAAAATACGGATGCTAGCAACTTAAAAATGGAGCTGGATTGCTTCTGGGCATCCTATGCGGGTTATGATCCTGTAACTATCATTGAAAAATATGCTGACCGCTGTGTGTCATTGCATATTAAAGATATGAAACTTGAGGGTGCAGAACCAATATCGACTGAACTAGGGACTGGCACACTTCCACTCTCTACATACATTTCAAAAGGAAATGAAATTGGTGTTAAGTGGTTTATCGTTGAACAAGAACACTTTACGAAAGATCCACTTGAAAGTGCTGCAGAGAATGTAAAGGCAATTAGAAGTATCCTAGAAAAATAG
- a CDS encoding carbohydrate ABC transporter permease — protein MNKRAGIGFYLFLVLFVFLVMFPFIWVFLTSIKPPSEIFSSFRWFTTNPSLDSYEAALTNRPLLRYMLNSFVVSGITTVLSLAFASLTAYAVTRLPIKGKGLILGIVLASSMFPQIAIISPMFNLVTDLGLRNSYLGLVIPYITISLPLAIWILSTFFQKIPFELEESAKLDGATPFQTFRKIIFPLAAPGVFTTGILVFIAAWNEYLFALTINSDDMWRTVPVGISMYQSEFSVPWGDISAATVIVTIPIVLLVLLFQRRIVSGLTSGSVKE, from the coding sequence ATGAATAAACGAGCTGGTATTGGGTTCTACCTATTTTTAGTATTATTCGTATTTTTAGTGATGTTCCCGTTTATCTGGGTGTTCCTAACATCAATCAAGCCACCGAGTGAAATATTCTCGAGCTTTAGATGGTTCACGACCAATCCATCGCTTGACTCGTACGAAGCAGCATTAACAAATCGGCCTTTACTGCGTTATATGCTAAATAGCTTCGTCGTTTCTGGAATAACAACGGTTCTTTCATTAGCATTTGCATCGCTCACCGCCTATGCAGTGACAAGATTGCCGATTAAAGGGAAAGGACTCATCCTAGGTATCGTCCTAGCATCATCCATGTTTCCGCAAATCGCAATTATCTCGCCGATGTTTAATTTAGTAACGGATCTTGGTCTGCGCAACAGCTATTTAGGACTGGTCATTCCATATATCACAATCAGTCTTCCATTAGCAATCTGGATTTTATCGACATTCTTTCAAAAAATCCCATTTGAATTGGAAGAGTCAGCGAAACTCGATGGGGCAACACCATTTCAAACGTTTCGAAAGATAATCTTCCCGCTTGCTGCACCAGGTGTTTTCACAACTGGAATTCTAGTATTTATCGCAGCATGGAATGAGTATTTATTTGCCCTAACAATTAATAGTGATGATATGTGGCGAACCGTTCCAGTCGGCATATCGATGTATCAAAGTGAATTCTCAGTTCCTTGGGGAGATATATCCGCAGCAACAGTTATCGTGACAATTCCAATTGTATTGCTTGTACTGTTATTCCAGAGAAGAATAGTTTCCGGGTTGACGTCTGGATCTGTGAAGGAATAG